From the genome of Anoplopoma fimbria isolate UVic2021 breed Golden Eagle Sablefish chromosome 1, Afim_UVic_2022, whole genome shotgun sequence, one region includes:
- the LOC129091252 gene encoding olfactory receptor 142-like, whose protein sequence is MMINFTQVSYFTLGAYFDTRFFKYLYFLIILAFYILIICSNVLLIVVICMNRSLHEPMYLFLCSLFVNELCGSTGLFPFLLVQILSDVHTVSAPICFLQIFCLYSYGGVEFLTLAIMSYDRYLAICYPLHYNKHMTSKKVAILTLFVWLYSGLPTAVMISLTFPLQLCGNIINKVYCDNYSVVKLACYDTTVNNVYGLVYIFTVSLGLIILIIYSYMKILRVCFSGSKQTRQKAVSTCTPHLASLLNFSFGAFFEIVQGRFNMNGVPNMLRIFLSLYWLTCQPLFNPLLYGLKMSKIRIICKSLAFGKRV, encoded by the coding sequence ATGATGATAAACTTCACACAGGTTTCATATTTTACGTTGGGTGCCTACTTTGATACCaggttttttaaatacttatatttCCTGATTATTCtggctttttatattttaattatttgttccAATGTTTTGCTCATTGTGGTTATTTGTATGAACAGAAGCTTACATGAACCTATGtacctttttctgtgcagcctgtTTGTAAATGAACTGTGTGGAAGTACAGGGTTGTTTCCATTCCTTCTGGTTCAGATCCTCTCTGACGTTCACACTGTTTCTGCTCCAATTTGTTTCCTGCAGATCTTCTGTTTGTACTCCTATGGAGGTGTAGAATTTTTAACCTTAGCCATCATGTCTTATGACAGATATCTTGCTATCTGTTATCCTctacattataataaacatatGACTTCCAAAAAGGTTGCCATCCTCACTTTGTTTGTGTGGCTGTATAGTGGACTTCCCACTGCTGTCATGATTTCTTTAACTTTCCCTTTACAGCTGTGTGGAAACATCATTAACAAAGTGTACTGTGACAACTACTCCGTTGTTAAACTGGCCTGTTATGACACAACGGTCAATAATGTCTATGGACTCGTTTACATCTTTACCGTATCCTTAGGtcttatcattttaattatttactctTATATGAAGATTCTTAGAGTTTGTTTCTCTGGCTCTAAACAGACCAGACAGAAAGCTGTCAGTACCTGCACACCTCATCTCGCTTCTCTGCTCAACTTTTCCTTTGGAGCTTTCTTTGAAATAGTTCAGGGCAGATTTAATATGAACGGTGTTCCTAACATGTTACgtatttttttatccttatACTGGCTTACATGCCAACCGCTCTTTAACCCTTTACTGTACGGactgaaaatgtccaaaatacGCATCATATGTAAAAGTCTTGCTTTTGGTAAAAGAGTGTAG
- the LOC129091263 gene encoding olfactory receptor 11A1-like, producing the protein MMINFTQVSYFTLGAYFDTRFFKYLYFLIILAIYILIICSNVLLIVVICMNRSLHEPMYLFLCSLFVNELYGSTGVFPFLLVQILSDVHTVSAPLCFLQIFCLFSYGSVEFLTLAIMSYDRYLAICYPLHYNKHMTSKKVAILTVFVWLYSGLPTAVMISLSFPLQLCGNIINKVYCDNYPIVKLACYDTTVNNVYGLVYLFTVSLGLIILIIYSYMKILRVCFSGSKQTRQKAVSTCTPHLASLLNFSFGCFFEIIQSRFNMNGVPNMLRIFLSLYWLTCQPLFNPLLYGLKMSKIRIICKSLAFGKRV; encoded by the coding sequence ATGATGATAAACTTCACACAGGTTTCATATTTTACGTTGGGTGCCTACTTTGATACCaggttttttaaatacttatatttCCTGATTATTCTggctatttatattttaattatttgttccAATGTTTTGCTCATTGTGGTTATTTGTATGAACAGAAGCTTACATGAACCTATGtacctttttctgtgcagcctgtTTGTAAATGAACTGTATGGAAGTACAGGGGTGTTTCCATTCCTTCTGGTTCAGATCCTCTCTGACGTTCACActgtttctgctccactttgtttcctgcagatCTTCTGTTTGTTCTCCTATGGAAGTGTAGAATTTTTAACCTTAGCCATCATGTCTTATGACAGATATCTTGCTATCTGTTATCCTCTACATTATAATAAGCATATGACTTCCAAAAAGGTTGCCAtcctcactgtgtttgtgtggctgtatAGTGGACTTCCCACTGCTGTCATGATTTCTTTAAGTTTCCCTTTACAGCTGTGTGGAAACATCATTAACAAAGTGTACTGTGACAACTACCCCATTGTTAAACTGGCCTGTTATGACACAACGGTCAATAATGTCTATGGACTCGTTTACTTGTTTACCGTATCCTTAGGtcttatcattttaattatttactctTATATGAAGATTCTTAGAGTTTGTTTCTCTGGTTCTAAACAGACCAGACAGAAAGCTGTCAGTACCTGCACACCTCATCTCGCTTCCCTGCTCAACTTCTCCTTTGGGTGTTTCTTTGAAATAATTCAGAGCAGATTTAATATGAACGGTGTTCCTAACATGTTACgtatttttttatccttatACTGGCTTACATGCCAACCGCTCTTTAACCCTTTACTGTACGGactgaaaatgtccaaaatacGCATCATATGTAAAAGTCTTGCTTTTGGTAAAAGAGTGTAG